aataccacaaactgtgggcctcctcaacaATCAaatcacgaagcccatccacattgggtacaTAAATTCGACCCTGTATCcgcaaaaccccatcatctccaatggtaacctgcttggcatcaccgtgttgcacagtgttcttaaggacaagcacacggggatcgtcatactgacgttctctaatacgctcatacaaagaagaccgagaaatcgtGTAAGCAAGAACCTGatcgggctccgaaacatctaccctcacgaaccgattggccaaagcctgaacatctaatgctagcagtctcttaccaactggaatatatgcaaggctacccatactcgcagcctttctacttaaggcatggaccaccacattggccttactgggatgatataaaatagtgatatcatagtctttcaacagctccaaccaactctgctgcctcaaattgagatctttttgcttgaacaaatactgtagacttcgataatccgtgaatacctcatatGACACTCCGTAgaggtaatgtctccaaatcttcatgcatgaacaatggcttcaaactctaagtcatgaacaaggtaattcttctcatgaactttcaactgccgcgatgcgtatgcaatcaccctgccatcctgcatcaagacTACATCGAGCTCAATACGccatgcatcacaatacaccgtgtaggatcttgaacctgtgggcaacaccaacactggggctatcgtcaaagcagtcttgagcttctgaaagctaactcacactcatcggaccacctgaatggagcacctttttgggCCAGTCTAGTCAATGGGGAtgcaatggatgaaaaatcctccacaaatcgacgataataacccgccaaacccaggaaactcgaatctctgtagctaaagtaggtctaggccagttctgaattacctcaatcttcttaggatccactttaatgccctcggccgatacaacatgtctAAAAAAACAATTGattccaaccaaaactcacactttgaaacttggcatataactagcTATCTCTCATAGTCTAAGTACAacccgaagatgttgctcatgctcctctcaactgcgggagtagataaagatatcatcaatgaatacgatcacaaaagaatTCACATATGGCTTAAATACctggtttatcaaatccataaatgctgctggggcatttgtcaacccaaatgacattactaggaattcataatgccgacaccgagtccgaaaagctgtcttagggacatccaatgctctaatcttcaactgatggtagccagacctcaaatcaatcttcgaaacaCTTTGGTACcatgaagttgatcaaataagtcatcaatcctcggcaacaaatacttgttcttgattgtgattttgttcaactgccgatattctatacacatcctcatctaaccatccttcttcttcacgaacaacatgggtgcaccctaaggcgagacactagatctaatgaatcccttatcaagcaaatcttgcaattgctCCTTAAGTTCCTTCAACTCAAGCGGGCctatacagtatggtggaatagaaatgggctgagtacccggggccaagtcaatacagaagtcgatatctctgtcgggtggcatccccagcagatCTACATGAAGCACCTCAAGAAACTCacgcacaactggtactgaatccatggaaggaacctctacaCTAGAAtaacgaatataagccaaatcaGCTAGACACCTCTTAttgaccatacgccgagccttcacattAGAGacaaccctgctggtagaatggccaggagtccctctccactctaatcgaggcaaccccgacatggctaaggtcaccgtcttggcgtgacagtccaatatagcatgataaggtgacaaccaatccatgcctaaaataacatcaaagtctaccatatcaagaagtaggagatctacactagtctcaagaatccaaatagtaatcacacacaagcgataaacacggtctacaataatagaatctcctacaggtgtggacacatacacatgagcactcaaagaatcacgaggcacaaccagatatgaagaaaaataggatgacatgtaggaataagtagagctcgGATCAAAAAGAggtaaagcatctctatggcaaactagaataatagCTATGATAAcggcgtcagatgactcggcctcaggtctagctgggaatg
This sequence is a window from Nicotiana tomentosiformis chromosome 5, ASM39032v3, whole genome shotgun sequence. Protein-coding genes within it:
- the LOC138892728 gene encoding uncharacterized protein, which gives rise to MSGLPRLEWRGTPGHSTSRVVSNVKARRMVNKRCLADLAYIRYSSVEVPSMDSVPVVREFLEVLHVDLLGMPPDRDIDFCIDLAPGTQPISIPPYCIGPLELKELKEQLQDLLDKGFIRSSVSP